In Gammaproteobacteria bacterium, the sequence GCTGATCGTGTCGGCTTGAACATCCTCACGCGCGCCGATTTCGATCCGCAGGGCATGGTGAACTTCTTCCAGGTCATGCAGCGCTTCGAGCGACTGCAAAGCACGCGCAGGCTGGAGTTCATGAGCACCCACCCGCTTTCCACCACTCGCGTGATCGAGGCCGCACAGCGTGTCCAGGCGATGGGGCCGGTATCGGGGCGAGAGTCGCGAACCTACCCCCTCATGCACGCCCGCATACAGGCACTCTATGTCGCGGCCGATGACCAGGGCGGGCAGACCACAGTGGCCACCGACGGCGATGAACTGGCAACGCGCTACCTGGAAGCCCTGCGCCACCTTGAAAGGGGCCGGGCCCGACAGGCGTCGGACATCTTCAGCGACCTCAAACAGGAAGCCATGGATCGAGCCAGCTTCCATATCGGCCACGGACGCGCACTGGCAGTCGCCGGAGACAAGGCCGCGGCACTGGACGTACTTGGCAAGGCACGCCTGCTGTTCCCCGAGAGTGTCCCCGTGGCATTGACTTACGCCGAAGCACTCGAGACCTTCGGCGAAACCGGGGAGGCCTACTCCTTCCTCGACAATTTCTTCAATCGTCACAGCCCGCCAGTCGAAGCAATCCGGTATCTCGCGCGCCTGGCCAGCGCACTGGATATGGTTGGCAAGTCACATTACCTGATGTCCGAGTATTACCTCCGGACCGGCGAAGGTGAGCGCGCGCGCATCCAGTTGCAATTGTCGCTCCAGGTGGAGAACATCAGCGAAACCGAGCGACTGCAATACCAGGCCAGGCTGGACGAACTGGAAGGCGCCCTTGCCGCCGTGCGCCGGTCGTCCCGCGAGAGCGAGAATCGGAAGCAACGATAGGAAATCAACGCCCGGCAGTCCATTTGGCGCTGCTGCTGAAAGCGGCGCGGCAGCCGTGTAAAATCCTGCCTCGCATCGAAATCCCCGGTCGACCTTGTTTCGGAGAACCCATGTTCAGACTTTCGAGCCTGCTGATGCTTGTCCTGCTGACTGGCTGCGCCAGCCTTCCCGAGGGGACCCAACGCTCCGACGATGATCCATGGGAGCGATACAACCGCGCGATGTATCAGTTCAATGATGCTGTCGATTCATCGGTATTGAGGCCATTGGCTGTCGGTTACGACACCATCACACCCGATCCGGTGCAGACCGGGGTTGCCAACTTCTTCGACAACCTCAGCTACCCTGTCACCATCCTCAACCAGTTCCTGCAGGGCAAGATCGGTGATGGCCTGGCTGGCATAGGCAGGTTCCTGATCAACACCACCGTGGGCTTTGCGGGCATCTTCGATCCCGCCACGAAGATGGGAATAGATGCCAGGGATGAGGATTTCGGCCAGACCCTAGGCGTATGGGGAGTACCCCGCGGACCCTATCTCGTCCTGCCCTTCCTCGGGCCATCAAGCGTACGGGGCACGATCGGCTTTGCCGGTGATGTCCAGGTAGACCCGGTCTGGCGCAACGTCGACCTGCATGAAGACGCCCGCTATGGCCTGCTGTTCATCGACATCGTTCAGACGCGAGCCCAGTACCTGGATCTCGATTCACAGATCAGCGAAGCCTATGACCCCTACACTTTCCTGCGCGACGCCTACCTGCAGCGTCGGGAATTCCAGCTCTACGACGGCAACCCGCCGCAGGACCAGTACGATGAGCTGTACGACGATCTTTACGACTTCGATGACTTCGATGAAGAGGGATTCGATGAACCGGTAGAGGATGAACCAGCGGCAGCAGTGCAGCCGGAGGAAAGCATCCCGGCGGGCGAGTCGGGCGACAACACCAGCCGCGAATAATCAGTGATTCAGAGGCCTGGCATCATGCCAGGCCGATCATCGCTTCCAGGTCGCTGATGCTGGCGATCTTCCGAATGCGGTCGGGCGCATTGACCACGTCGAGCTGCAGGGAGCGCTGGCGCGCCAGCCGCTGCCATTCCAGGAGCAGTGCGATGGCCGCCGAATCGACGGCCGTAACCTTCCCGAGATCCAGCGTCCGGACCGCCCCTGCCTCGGCCTGCAACCAGTCATCGCCTTCGACACGCAGCCCGGCCGCCGTTTCCAGGGTCATGGGACCCGCCAGCGACCAACTGGCTGCATTGTTCTCACGCATGTCGCTCAGCCCTCGGCCTTGCTGTCGCTGCCGTCAGACAGGCCAGCATCGATGGTTTCGCCCTGCAGTCGTTCGATCACGCTGCCGAGGCCTTTCTGCTCGATCTCGGTATTGAAGTCGGTGCGGTAGTTCCTGACGTAGGAAATGCCTTCGATGATCACGTCATAGACCAGCCATTCCTCGCCAGTCCAGCGCAAGGTGAAAGCGACCGGTACGGGCGCCCCCTGCTCGCGATAGATCTCGAGCTGGATGATGGTGCGCTTGGGATTGGCTTCGCCTCGCAGCGGCAGAACCTTGAACTTGTCGCGAGTGAACTCGGCCAGGCCCTGGGCATAACTGCGCAGCAGGAAGCCCTTGAAGGCAGCGACAAACTGCTCGCGTTCCGCATCGCTCGCCGAACGCCAGTGCTTGCCGAGCACCAGGCGTGAGATGTAGTCGACATCGATGTGCGGCAGCAGCTCCTCTTCGACAATCCGGTTGGCGACTGCCTGGTCAGCGCGGATGGCTTCGCGCTTGGAATCGATGCGCTCGAGGATGGCATCAGCGCGATCGAGAATGAACTGCTCCGGGTCCGGCATGTCGGCCGCGAACGACGGCATCGCCAGCAGTCCGAACAGGACGAGGGAAAACTTCGAGAAGACCGTACGCATCATTTGTCTCCTTCCGTCTGGTTGAACAGGTACTTGCTGATCAGGTTCTCAAGGACAACCGCGGACTGCGTGAACAGGATTTCATCACCCTGGGCCAGGTATTCGATGTCACCGCCAGGCTCCAGGCCGACGTACTTCTCACCGAGCAGGCCAGCAGTCAGGATCGACGCGCTGGTATCGGCTGGCAGCTTGTCGTAACGCTGGTTGATCATCAGGGTAACCACAGCGTCCAGTCGCTCGTTGTCGAACTCGATGCTCTGCACGCGACCGATGGTAACGCCTGCCATCGCCACAGGGGCGCGAGGCTTGAGGCTGCCGACGTTGCTGAAGCGAGCTGTCACCTCGTATCCCGAGCCATTGCTGTAGGCCTCGATATTGGTGGTCTGCGTCAGCAGAAAGAACATCGCAAACAGGCCCAGCATTATGAACAGGCCAGTTGCGAATTCCACGGATCGTTGTTGAGCCATGTCGATATATCCTCAGATCATCATTGCGGTCAGCAGGTAGTCGAGAATGAGCACGACCATCGCGGTTACCACCACGGTCTGGGTCGTCGCCCGACTCACGCCTTCTGCTGTCGGATAAGCTCGGTAGCCTTCGAATACCGCCAGCAAGCCGGCAGCGGCACCGAAGAAAACGCTTTTCAATGCGCCGCCCAGGACATCGTCGTACACATCGACGTTGTCCGGCATTGGCGCCCAGAACTGGCCATTGTCCAGCCCCATGAACTGCACGGCCACGAACCACGCGCCGAGAATGCCGATGGCATTGAAAATCGCAGTCAGCAATGGCATCGATATCAATGCACCCAGGAAACGCGGCAACACGACATAGCGGAACGGATTGACCGCCATCATCTCCATGCCTGCCAGCTGTTCGGTCGCCTTCATCAAGCCGATTTCCGAAGCCAGCGCCGTACCGGCGCGGCCGGCAAACAGCAAGGCCGTCACCACCGGACCCAGTTCACGCACCAGTGCGAGCACCACGACGGGGCCCAGCGACTGCTCGGCGCCGAACTTGGACATGGTGTTGTAGAACTGCAGGCCCAGCACCATGCCGACGAACAGGCCGGACATCATGATCAGCACCAGCGAATTGGCACCGATCAGGTAGACCTGGCGCGAG encodes:
- a CDS encoding ABC transporter substrate-binding protein, with protein sequence MRTVFSKFSLVLFGLLAMPSFAADMPDPEQFILDRADAILERIDSKREAIRADQAVANRIVEEELLPHIDVDYISRLVLGKHWRSASDAEREQFVAAFKGFLLRSYAQGLAEFTRDKFKVLPLRGEANPKRTIIQLEIYREQGAPVPVAFTLRWTGEEWLVYDVIIEGISYVRNYRTDFNTEIEQKGLGSVIERLQGETIDAGLSDGSDSKAEG
- a CDS encoding M48 family metalloprotease, with translation MHLVMNPAAPLALLRRLLVACVLATVTVPALASPGLTLPDLGSVTLDNMGSAQERALGRAIVNEIRRQGGLVEDPELAEYIQNLGSRLSSSYGGGDFTFFLVKDDSINAFALPGGYIGVHTGLVRRTRTESELASVIAHEIAHVTQKHIARRYQASNASNLKTLGLLLGAIAIAAAGGDSDDVAGTLMLGQGLAIQEQLNFTRAQETEADRVGLNILTRADFDPQGMVNFFQVMQRFERLQSTRRLEFMSTHPLSTTRVIEAAQRVQAMGPVSGRESRTYPLMHARIQALYVAADDQGGQTTVATDGDELATRYLEALRHLERGRARQASDIFSDLKQEAMDRASFHIGHGRALAVAGDKAAALDVLGKARLLFPESVPVALTYAEALETFGETGEAYSFLDNFFNRHSPPVEAIRYLARLASALDMVGKSHYLMSEYYLRTGEGERARIQLQLSLQVENISETERLQYQARLDELEGALAAVRRSSRESENRKQR
- the mlaE gene encoding lipid asymmetry maintenance ABC transporter permease subunit MlaE, which produces MITVVNHTWRKIHGFLVTLGEATFFFLRLLKDTPRAFLRPGLISRQVYLIGANSLVLIMMSGLFVGMVLGLQFYNTMSKFGAEQSLGPVVVLALVRELGPVVTALLFAGRAGTALASEIGLMKATEQLAGMEMMAVNPFRYVVLPRFLGALISMPLLTAIFNAIGILGAWFVAVQFMGLDNGQFWAPMPDNVDVYDDVLGGALKSVFFGAAAGLLAVFEGYRAYPTAEGVSRATTQTVVVTAMVVLILDYLLTAMMI
- the mlaD gene encoding outer membrane lipid asymmetry maintenance protein MlaD, whose translation is MAQQRSVEFATGLFIMLGLFAMFFLLTQTTNIEAYSNGSGYEVTARFSNVGSLKPRAPVAMAGVTIGRVQSIEFDNERLDAVVTLMINQRYDKLPADTSASILTAGLLGEKYVGLEPGGDIEYLAQGDEILFTQSAVVLENLISKYLFNQTEGDK
- a CDS encoding STAS domain-containing protein; amino-acid sequence: MRENNAASWSLAGPMTLETAAGLRVEGDDWLQAEAGAVRTLDLGKVTAVDSAAIALLLEWQRLARQRSLQLDVVNAPDRIRKIASISDLEAMIGLA
- a CDS encoding VacJ family lipoprotein; translated protein: MFRLSSLLMLVLLTGCASLPEGTQRSDDDPWERYNRAMYQFNDAVDSSVLRPLAVGYDTITPDPVQTGVANFFDNLSYPVTILNQFLQGKIGDGLAGIGRFLINTTVGFAGIFDPATKMGIDARDEDFGQTLGVWGVPRGPYLVLPFLGPSSVRGTIGFAGDVQVDPVWRNVDLHEDARYGLLFIDIVQTRAQYLDLDSQISEAYDPYTFLRDAYLQRREFQLYDGNPPQDQYDELYDDLYDFDDFDEEGFDEPVEDEPAAAVQPEESIPAGESGDNTSRE